In a single window of the Pedococcus dokdonensis genome:
- the zapE gene encoding cell division protein ZapE — translation MPGSLVDRVPQLDRGRLVRELVPPPRFDAERFTTYRPDPAEPSQSAAVERLERYAAGLGPRAGGGRFFGRRKTQADDGRGIYLDGGFGVGKTHLLASLWHEAEGEKAFGTFVEYTNLVGALGFQPTVEALSDHCLVCIDEFELDDPGDTVLMATLLGRLAGAGVSLAATSNTLPDALGQGRFAAEDFLREIQALSSRFEVLTVDGPDYRHRDSADSPPPSTEDEVRAGVDREGGVLDHFIDVTRHLAQVHPSRYRALLDGVTAVGWTHVRPVTDQAVALRLVVLADRLYDADIPLYASGLPLGEVFSAEMLAGGYRKKYYRAISRLTALARHD, via the coding sequence GTGCCTGGCTCCCTGGTCGACCGTGTCCCGCAGCTGGACCGCGGTCGCCTCGTGCGCGAGCTCGTCCCACCGCCCCGCTTCGACGCCGAGCGCTTCACCACCTACCGTCCCGATCCAGCCGAACCGTCCCAGTCCGCAGCCGTCGAGCGACTGGAGCGGTATGCCGCCGGGCTGGGTCCGCGCGCGGGCGGCGGGCGGTTCTTCGGACGGCGGAAGACGCAGGCCGACGACGGTCGGGGGATCTACCTCGACGGCGGGTTCGGCGTCGGCAAGACGCACCTGCTCGCGTCGCTGTGGCACGAGGCAGAGGGGGAGAAGGCGTTCGGGACCTTCGTCGAGTACACCAACCTGGTCGGAGCCCTGGGCTTCCAGCCGACGGTGGAGGCCCTGAGCGACCACTGCCTGGTGTGCATCGACGAGTTCGAGCTCGACGACCCGGGCGACACCGTGCTGATGGCCACCCTGCTCGGTCGACTCGCCGGGGCGGGGGTGTCGCTGGCGGCCACCTCCAACACCCTCCCCGACGCGTTGGGTCAGGGGCGCTTCGCCGCGGAGGACTTCCTGCGCGAGATCCAGGCCTTGTCGTCGCGCTTCGAGGTCCTCACCGTCGACGGGCCCGACTACCGGCACCGCGACAGCGCCGACAGCCCGCCGCCGTCCACCGAGGACGAGGTGCGGGCCGGGGTCGACCGCGAGGGCGGGGTGCTCGACCACTTCATCGACGTGACCCGCCACCTCGCGCAGGTGCACCCCAGCCGCTACCGCGCCCTGCTCGACGGCGTCACCGCGGTGGGCTGGACGCACGTCCGACCCGTGACCGACCAGGCGGTGGCCCTGCGGCTCGTCGTCCTCGCCGACCGGCTCTACGACGCCGACATCCCGCTCTACGCCAGCGGGCTGCCCCTCGGCGAGGTCTTCTCGGCCGAGATGCTGGCCGGCGGCTACCGCAAGAAGTACTACCGCGCGATCTCCCGCCTGACCGCGCTGGCCCGCCACGACTGA
- a CDS encoding VOC family protein — protein MLSESHAFSGFSVPDTEAARAFYTDKLGLDVTEDNGILSISLGGGHRAIAYPKPDHQPAGFTILNFPVADIEATVDELTSRGVVFEKYEGTQMETDEKGIFRKGGPLIAWFTDPAGNVMSVIED, from the coding sequence ATGCTCAGCGAGTCCCACGCCTTCAGCGGCTTCTCGGTGCCCGACACCGAGGCCGCCCGCGCCTTCTACACGGACAAACTCGGGCTGGACGTGACCGAGGACAACGGCATCCTCAGCATCAGCCTCGGCGGCGGCCACCGCGCCATCGCCTATCCGAAGCCGGACCACCAGCCGGCCGGGTTCACCATCCTCAACTTCCCCGTGGCCGACATCGAGGCCACCGTCGACGAGCTGACCAGTCGCGGGGTGGTCTTCGAGAAGTACGAGGGCACCCAGATGGAGACCGACGAGAAGGGCATCTTCCGCAAGGGCGGCCCACTCATCGCGTGGTTCACCGACCCGGCGGGCAACGTCATGTCGGTGATCGAGGACTGA
- a CDS encoding ATP-dependent DNA ligase, translated as MATKATELEVPGGAEGSRLVRVSSPDRLIWPDDGITKLDLADYAIAVSDGFMAALGNRPVTLQRFPEGITGEEFWTKNPPKGMPDFINPVMCTYPSGRKHLQVVVDEPAAVVWAMQMNTVTFHPWPVRTSNVDNPDELRIDLDPQPGRDFKDSVEAALVLRELLTELGLTGWAKTSGNRGVHVFVRVAPTHEFLDVRHGVIGIARELERRLPDLVTTSWWKEERGERVFVDFNQACRDRTIASAYSPRPLPGAPVSMPVSWDALAGVSPGDFTVRTVPGIVAADGDAWAGMDDAVGDVAAAIALWDRDIEERGLGELNFPPDYPKMPGEPPRVQPSKRRKDKSDEDYMPPKAERDADLRSVWGPVVPPVAPMLAKPVKGIPTGEYLFEPKWDGFRSIIFRSGDQVEIGSRNEKPMTRYFPEVVEAVLANFPEKCVVDGEIVLIGGEGDRLDFDALQQRIHPAASRVKKLAAETPASFVAFDLLAIGDDDLTDRPFGERRARLEEAFAKVQPPIHLTRATDDPAVAQEWFEQFEGAGLDGVIAKPLDITYVPDKRLMLKIKHERTADCVVAGYRTHKSGDDAIGSLLLGLHAEDGSLQSVGVIGAFPMARRRELFEELQPLVTDFDHHPWAWAAQDMGSRTPTSGATSRWNAGKDLSFTPLRPERVVEVKYDHMEGARFRHTAQFVRWRDDRTPESCTYQQLEEPVSFDLADVLGEQPGEQK; from the coding sequence ATGGCGACCAAAGCAACCGAGCTGGAGGTCCCCGGGGGGGCTGAGGGGTCGCGGCTGGTCCGCGTCTCGAGTCCCGACCGGCTGATCTGGCCCGATGACGGGATCACCAAGCTCGACCTCGCGGACTACGCCATCGCCGTCTCCGACGGGTTCATGGCCGCCCTGGGCAACCGCCCGGTGACCCTCCAGCGGTTCCCCGAGGGCATCACCGGGGAGGAGTTCTGGACCAAGAACCCGCCCAAGGGCATGCCCGACTTCATCAACCCGGTGATGTGCACCTACCCCAGCGGGCGCAAGCACCTCCAGGTCGTCGTCGACGAGCCCGCCGCGGTGGTGTGGGCCATGCAGATGAACACCGTGACCTTCCACCCGTGGCCGGTCCGCACCAGCAACGTCGACAACCCCGACGAGCTGCGGATCGACCTCGACCCGCAGCCCGGCCGCGACTTCAAGGACTCCGTCGAAGCAGCTCTGGTGCTGCGCGAGCTGCTCACCGAGCTGGGTCTCACCGGGTGGGCGAAGACCTCCGGCAACCGTGGCGTCCACGTCTTCGTCCGCGTCGCGCCGACCCACGAGTTCCTCGACGTGCGGCACGGTGTCATCGGGATCGCCCGCGAGCTCGAGCGCCGCCTGCCTGACCTGGTGACCACCTCCTGGTGGAAGGAAGAGCGTGGCGAGCGGGTCTTCGTCGACTTCAACCAGGCCTGCCGCGACCGCACCATCGCGTCCGCCTACAGCCCGCGCCCGCTGCCGGGAGCGCCGGTGAGCATGCCGGTGAGCTGGGACGCGCTGGCCGGCGTGAGCCCCGGCGACTTCACCGTGCGCACGGTGCCGGGCATCGTGGCCGCCGATGGTGACGCCTGGGCGGGGATGGACGACGCCGTGGGCGATGTCGCAGCCGCGATCGCCCTGTGGGACAGGGACATCGAGGAGCGTGGGCTCGGAGAGCTGAACTTCCCGCCGGACTACCCGAAGATGCCGGGGGAGCCGCCGCGGGTGCAGCCGAGCAAGCGGCGCAAGGACAAGTCCGACGAGGACTACATGCCCCCCAAGGCCGAGCGCGACGCCGACCTGCGCTCGGTGTGGGGACCCGTGGTCCCGCCGGTGGCCCCCATGCTGGCCAAGCCGGTCAAGGGCATCCCGACGGGTGAATACCTGTTCGAGCCGAAGTGGGACGGTTTCCGGTCGATCATCTTCCGCTCGGGCGACCAGGTCGAGATCGGCAGCCGCAACGAGAAGCCGATGACCCGCTACTTCCCCGAGGTGGTGGAAGCGGTGCTCGCCAACTTTCCCGAGAAGTGCGTGGTGGACGGCGAGATCGTGCTCATCGGTGGCGAGGGTGACCGGCTCGACTTCGACGCCCTCCAGCAGCGGATCCACCCGGCGGCCAGCCGGGTCAAGAAGCTCGCTGCCGAGACGCCGGCCAGCTTCGTGGCCTTCGACCTGCTGGCGATCGGCGATGACGACCTCACCGATCGGCCGTTCGGCGAGCGCCGGGCCCGCCTCGAGGAGGCCTTCGCGAAGGTGCAGCCTCCGATCCACCTGACCCGGGCCACCGACGACCCCGCGGTCGCGCAGGAGTGGTTCGAGCAGTTCGAGGGTGCCGGGCTCGACGGCGTGATCGCCAAGCCACTCGACATCACCTACGTGCCCGACAAGCGGCTGATGCTCAAGATCAAGCACGAGCGCACCGCCGACTGCGTGGTGGCCGGCTACCGCACCCACAAGAGCGGTGACGACGCCATCGGCTCGTTGCTGCTCGGGCTGCACGCCGAGGACGGCTCCCTGCAGAGTGTGGGCGTGATCGGCGCGTTCCCGATGGCCCGGCGCAGGGAGCTCTTCGAGGAGCTGCAGCCGCTGGTCACCGACTTCGACCACCACCCATGGGCCTGGGCGGCGCAGGACATGGGCAGCCGCACCCCGACCAGTGGAGCCACCTCGCGCTGGAACGCCGGCAAGGACCTCTCCTTCACGCCACTGCGCCCCGAGCGCGTCGTCGAGGTGAAGTACGACCACATGGAGGGCGCCAGGTTCCGGCACACCGCGCAGTTCGTCCGGTGGCGCGACGACCGCACCCCGGAGTCCTGCACCTACCAGCAGCTCGAGGAGCCGGTGAGCTTCGACCTGGCTGACGTGCTGGGTGAGCAGCCGGGGGAGCAGAAGTAG
- a CDS encoding Rossmann-fold NAD(P)-binding domain-containing protein has protein sequence MDLTQTRTSLHAVAELLLAGPQYDASGDIRLRVVPGGFGTVALPDLRVVGSELVGPGGRHPLSGTYAAAAAALGVSPRRLDAVYSDTVEVEDDDEIVTEASHVAVLVEAFARGDAALRAFAPSEEPVLWPEHFDIGITLAEVNYGVSPGDSTIPEPYAYVGPWAPRQGEFWNHSFGAARPLTELVDVRAFFSEGARRATNDPPA, from the coding sequence GTGGACCTCACCCAGACGCGCACCAGCTTGCACGCGGTGGCGGAGCTGCTCCTGGCCGGCCCGCAGTACGACGCCTCCGGCGACATCCGGCTCCGCGTGGTCCCGGGCGGCTTCGGCACCGTGGCGCTGCCCGACCTGCGCGTGGTCGGCTCGGAGCTCGTGGGACCAGGCGGGCGGCATCCCCTGAGCGGCACGTATGCCGCCGCGGCGGCTGCGCTGGGCGTGTCACCACGGCGGCTCGACGCCGTCTACAGCGACACCGTCGAGGTCGAGGACGACGACGAGATCGTGACCGAGGCGTCCCACGTCGCGGTGCTGGTGGAGGCCTTCGCGCGGGGAGACGCCGCCCTGCGGGCGTTTGCACCCTCCGAGGAGCCGGTGCTCTGGCCGGAGCACTTCGACATCGGCATCACGCTCGCCGAGGTCAACTACGGGGTCTCTCCCGGCGACTCGACGATCCCCGAGCCCTACGCCTACGTCGGTCCGTGGGCACCGCGGCAGGGCGAGTTCTGGAACCACTCCTTCGGCGCCGCGCGTCCGCTCACCGAGCTGGTCGACGTCCGAGCGTTCTTCTCCGAAGGCGCCCGGCGCGCCACCAACGACCCACCCGCGTAG
- a CDS encoding alpha/beta hydrolase family protein, whose product MGEASAGRKAAVAGAVTAGSVLAAGALSTVGAASYFARRVLTPDRQRPDDTQVLAVDGDSVTLGVNPETRAPGRYGLWLDRDRGHARVGQVLDLDETSGRVRRELLGVDFGHLTGGFARWNQYYFASPPDRSLGLRTEYVDVDTELGTMPAWVVPAATTSDRWAILVHGRGARRQEGLRAVRPLHDAGINVMIPSYRNDLGARSGPDGRYNLGLSEWRDIEDAGLHAVRRGARELVLVGWSMGGAIVLQTLSRSWLADHVTHVVLDAPVIDWGDVIAHHARANGIPAPIGGLSRALMGRRSARRLVGVHDPVDVARTNWVSRAAELEHRILLIHSVDDEFVPVGPSLALADARPDLVTMERWEVARHTKEWNVDPARWEASVSGFVSS is encoded by the coding sequence GTGGGCGAGGCCTCGGCCGGCCGCAAGGCCGCAGTGGCGGGCGCGGTGACGGCCGGCTCGGTGCTCGCCGCCGGCGCACTGAGCACCGTCGGTGCCGCGTCCTACTTCGCCCGCCGGGTGCTGACGCCGGACCGGCAGCGGCCCGACGACACCCAGGTCCTCGCGGTCGACGGTGACAGCGTGACGCTGGGGGTCAACCCCGAGACCCGGGCGCCGGGTCGATACGGGCTCTGGCTCGACCGCGACCGTGGGCACGCGCGCGTGGGGCAGGTCCTGGACCTCGACGAGACCTCGGGGCGGGTGAGACGCGAGCTGCTCGGAGTCGACTTCGGCCACCTCACCGGGGGCTTCGCCCGGTGGAACCAGTACTACTTCGCCAGCCCGCCCGACCGGTCCCTGGGGTTGCGGACCGAGTACGTCGACGTCGACACCGAGCTGGGCACCATGCCGGCCTGGGTGGTGCCCGCCGCCACGACGTCGGACCGCTGGGCGATCCTCGTCCATGGCCGGGGCGCCCGTCGTCAGGAGGGGCTGCGCGCCGTCCGGCCGCTCCACGACGCGGGCATCAACGTCATGATCCCCAGCTATCGCAACGACCTCGGCGCGCGCAGCGGTCCCGACGGCCGCTACAACCTCGGGTTGTCGGAGTGGCGGGACATCGAGGACGCCGGCCTGCACGCGGTGCGGCGGGGCGCCCGCGAGCTGGTCCTGGTCGGTTGGTCGATGGGTGGCGCGATCGTCCTGCAGACGCTGAGCCGCTCGTGGCTGGCCGACCACGTCACCCACGTCGTCCTCGACGCCCCGGTGATCGACTGGGGAGACGTCATCGCCCACCACGCCCGGGCCAACGGCATACCCGCGCCGATCGGTGGGCTGAGCCGCGCCCTGATGGGACGCCGGTCCGCGCGCCGGCTGGTCGGGGTCCACGACCCGGTCGACGTGGCGCGCACCAACTGGGTCTCCCGCGCGGCTGAGCTGGAGCACCGCATCCTGCTGATCCACTCCGTCGACGACGAGTTCGTGCCGGTCGGGCCGTCGCTCGCCCTGGCTGACGCGCGTCCCGACCTCGTGACGATGGAGCGCTGGGAGGTCGCCCGGCACACCAAGGAGTGGAACGTCGACCCGGCTCGCTGGGAGGCCTCGGTGTCAGGATTCGTCAGCTCCTGA
- a CDS encoding dihydrofolate reductase family protein has protein sequence MRLLLDSSSTHTPGETVDDSALADLYVAPARRWLRANFVATLDGAANGPDNKSGSINTDADHIVFDLLRRLTDVVVVGAGTVRAEGYPSLRAEDPRAPVLMVVSHQGAVPPSVLDGPFGSVYLITREGADPATLDASRDSLGEEFVLTAGTDAVDFVKMRNMLEDKGYRQILCEGGPSLLNSMLAAGVVDELDLTWSPVIVGGEHPTITRGPDLHLPASPTLLLEENGTILGRWFVNR, from the coding sequence ATGCGCCTGCTGCTCGACTCGTCCAGCACCCACACCCCCGGCGAGACCGTCGACGACTCCGCCCTCGCCGACCTGTATGTCGCGCCGGCCCGCCGATGGCTCAGGGCCAACTTCGTGGCCACGCTCGACGGTGCCGCCAACGGGCCGGACAACAAGTCCGGCAGCATCAACACCGATGCCGACCACATCGTCTTCGACCTCCTGCGCCGGCTGACCGACGTGGTCGTCGTCGGCGCCGGGACGGTGCGGGCTGAGGGCTACCCGTCGCTGCGGGCCGAGGACCCCCGCGCGCCCGTGCTGATGGTGGTCAGCCACCAGGGTGCCGTCCCCCCGAGCGTGCTGGACGGACCGTTCGGCTCGGTCTACCTGATCACCCGGGAGGGCGCCGACCCCGCGACCCTGGACGCCTCGCGCGACAGCCTGGGCGAGGAGTTCGTGCTCACCGCCGGCACGGACGCGGTCGATTTCGTGAAGATGCGCAACATGCTGGAGGACAAGGGCTACCGGCAGATCCTCTGCGAAGGCGGCCCGAGCCTGCTCAACAGCATGCTGGCCGCAGGAGTCGTCGACGAGCTCGACCTCACCTGGTCGCCGGTGATCGTGGGCGGCGAGCACCCGACGATCACGCGCGGTCCCGACCTGCACCTCCCGGCGTCCCCGACCCTGCTCCTCGAGGAGAACGGCACCATCCTGGGACGCTGGTTCGTCAACCGCTGA
- a CDS encoding thiamine pyrophosphate-binding protein codes for MESPTTAWHEVPPQDVPEEGRVRSVTVDGRSIALTRCRGRLGALENRCPHQGGPLGEGSIEDGLLRCPWHGYDYDPITGAPPGELADHLDDRVAAYQVEEGPDGVQVRLPDRATAVRTVADVLVETLVAHGIDTVFGMVGHSNLGFADALRHAEERGELRFIGIRHEGAAAFAASAYGKRTGRPAACFAIAGPGSTNLLTGLYDAKLDGSPVVAISGQVPSRVLGRGAFQDLDLGAVFRDVAISTTTVQSGSDHAELAALAVKHARDSRGVAHLVLPDEVQAQPSSALAGSPDGRYPRRPVGPDRDALARATELVASAKRPVLVVGHGARGARAEVIALAEQLGAPVLTTFKAKGLVPDTHPLGAGVLGRSGTPVASWLMNEADLLVVIGASFANHTGIAPWQRIVQVDDTPTAIGRFDAVTAEVLGDAAVVVSALADGVRAAGSSAEDQRGDVAARWRIWRAEKARRVADDRGRGVSAAAVFAALSDHLPEDAVVAVDVGNHAYSLGRYLESKGQPVLMSGYLGSIGFGYPAALGAWAADPTRPVVAVTGDGGFGQYAMELTTAVHHDIPVKHVLLNNNSLGKISKEQLAADYPVWHTSLTNPDWAAYAELCGARGIRVTRREELDTAMTELFAADGPVLLCVEQDAELL; via the coding sequence ATGGAGAGCCCCACGACGGCATGGCACGAGGTGCCGCCCCAGGACGTCCCTGAGGAAGGACGCGTGCGCAGCGTGACCGTCGACGGGCGATCCATCGCGCTCACCCGGTGCCGGGGCCGGCTGGGTGCCCTGGAGAACCGGTGCCCACACCAGGGCGGACCCCTGGGCGAGGGGTCGATCGAGGACGGGCTGCTGCGCTGCCCCTGGCACGGCTACGACTACGACCCGATCACCGGCGCCCCGCCCGGAGAGCTCGCCGACCACCTCGACGACCGGGTGGCCGCCTACCAGGTCGAGGAGGGCCCCGACGGCGTCCAGGTGCGGCTGCCCGACCGTGCCACGGCGGTACGGACGGTGGCCGACGTGCTGGTCGAGACCCTGGTGGCGCATGGCATCGACACGGTCTTCGGGATGGTCGGCCACTCCAACCTGGGATTCGCCGACGCCCTCCGGCACGCCGAGGAGAGGGGCGAGCTGCGGTTCATCGGGATCCGGCACGAAGGTGCGGCAGCCTTCGCGGCCAGTGCGTACGGGAAGCGGACCGGTCGACCCGCGGCGTGCTTCGCCATCGCGGGGCCGGGGTCGACGAACCTGCTCACTGGTCTCTACGACGCCAAGCTCGACGGCTCCCCGGTCGTCGCCATCTCCGGGCAGGTCCCGTCCAGGGTGCTCGGCCGGGGCGCCTTCCAGGACCTCGACCTCGGCGCGGTGTTCCGCGACGTGGCGATCTCGACGACGACCGTGCAGTCCGGCAGTGACCACGCCGAGCTGGCCGCGCTCGCGGTGAAGCACGCCCGCGACAGCCGAGGCGTGGCGCACCTGGTGCTCCCCGACGAGGTGCAGGCGCAGCCGTCGTCGGCCCTGGCAGGTTCCCCGGACGGCCGCTACCCACGCCGCCCCGTCGGACCGGATCGCGATGCACTCGCACGCGCGACCGAGCTGGTCGCGTCGGCGAAGCGCCCGGTGCTCGTCGTCGGGCACGGAGCCCGCGGAGCCCGAGCCGAGGTCATCGCCCTCGCCGAGCAGCTGGGCGCGCCGGTGCTCACCACCTTCAAGGCGAAGGGGCTGGTCCCCGACACGCACCCCCTCGGCGCCGGAGTGCTCGGCCGCAGCGGGACCCCGGTCGCGAGCTGGCTGATGAACGAGGCCGACCTGCTGGTCGTGATCGGTGCGTCGTTCGCCAACCACACCGGTATCGCGCCCTGGCAGCGCATCGTGCAGGTCGACGACACCCCGACCGCGATCGGCCGCTTCGACGCGGTGACGGCGGAGGTGCTCGGAGACGCAGCGGTCGTCGTCTCCGCCCTGGCCGACGGAGTCCGGGCGGCCGGGTCCAGTGCCGAGGACCAGCGCGGCGACGTGGCCGCCCGGTGGAGGATCTGGCGCGCCGAGAAGGCCCGTCGCGTCGCCGACGACCGCGGGCGCGGTGTCTCGGCCGCCGCGGTCTTCGCGGCCCTGTCCGACCACCTGCCCGAGGATGCCGTGGTGGCTGTCGATGTGGGCAACCACGCCTACTCGCTGGGACGCTACCTGGAGTCCAAGGGGCAGCCGGTGCTGATGTCGGGCTACCTCGGCTCGATCGGCTTCGGCTACCCGGCGGCGCTGGGCGCCTGGGCCGCCGACCCGACCCGACCGGTCGTCGCCGTCACGGGCGACGGTGGCTTCGGCCAGTACGCCATGGAGCTGACCACCGCCGTGCACCACGACATCCCCGTCAAGCACGTGCTGCTCAACAACAACTCCCTGGGCAAGATCAGCAAGGAGCAGCTGGCCGCCGACTACCCGGTGTGGCACACGTCCCTCACCAACCCGGACTGGGCCGCGTATGCGGAGCTGTGCGGTGCCCGCGGGATCCGCGTCACCCGTCGCGAAGAGCTCGACACCGCCATGACGGAGCTCTTCGCGGCCGACGGGCCGGTGCTGCTCTGCGTCGAGCAGGACGCCGAGCTGCTCTGA
- a CDS encoding acyl-CoA dehydrogenase family protein, whose amino-acid sequence MPTHAVTNQVPPLPEVNTVTSQPALAEGLRRWAGPAAHDEITALGARAGSAEARSWAVQANAHEPVLRTHSPTGERVDEVDFHPAWHSLMTAAVGAGLTAEPWTQPQGGDAHLRRAAGFIAWSENEQGHLCPVSMTYAAGPALAANPTLAARWLPQLASRSYDFGLRPLADKRGALVGMGMTEKQGGSDVRANTTRAVRTPGGPVEGGDSYRLTGHKWFCSAPMSDGFLVLAQTEAGVGCFLVPRVLDDGSRNSFALQRLKDKLGNRSNASSEVELDGTWGVLVGDEGRGIRTILDMVAATRLDCILGSASTMRAALVRAVHHARHRSAFGALLVDQPLMQNVLADLALEVEAATTLALRLAHAVDEGDTALSRLGVAVGKYWVCKRTAPMVAEALECLGGNGYVEENGLARLYREAPLNSIWEGSGNVNALDVLRAISREPLSVEAFRKEVALAHGHSAVLDAAIARVDEVVRSAAEPGAQAGARRVVEHLALTLQASLLARHAPAEVADAFVASRLGGAHGVTFGTLEAGLSAGHARTIVDRAFTA is encoded by the coding sequence GTGCCCACCCACGCCGTGACCAACCAGGTGCCCCCGCTCCCCGAGGTCAACACCGTCACCTCCCAGCCAGCGCTCGCCGAGGGCCTGCGTCGCTGGGCCGGGCCGGCGGCCCACGACGAGATCACCGCGCTGGGAGCGCGCGCCGGCAGCGCCGAGGCACGCAGCTGGGCCGTCCAGGCCAACGCGCACGAGCCGGTGCTGCGGACCCACTCCCCCACCGGCGAACGCGTCGACGAGGTCGACTTCCACCCCGCGTGGCACTCCCTCATGACCGCCGCCGTCGGTGCCGGGCTCACGGCCGAGCCGTGGACCCAGCCGCAGGGTGGCGACGCCCACCTGCGCCGCGCCGCAGGGTTCATCGCCTGGTCCGAGAACGAGCAGGGGCACCTCTGCCCCGTCTCGATGACGTATGCCGCGGGGCCGGCCCTCGCGGCCAACCCCACCCTCGCGGCGCGCTGGCTCCCCCAGCTCGCCTCGCGCAGCTACGACTTCGGGCTGCGGCCGCTCGCCGACAAGCGGGGCGCCCTGGTCGGCATGGGCATGACCGAGAAGCAGGGCGGCTCGGACGTGCGCGCCAACACCACCCGCGCGGTGCGGACGCCGGGTGGACCGGTCGAGGGAGGCGACAGCTACCGGCTGACCGGTCACAAGTGGTTCTGCTCGGCCCCGATGAGCGACGGGTTCCTCGTGCTCGCCCAGACCGAGGCCGGCGTCGGCTGCTTCCTCGTGCCGCGGGTCCTCGACGACGGCTCGCGCAATTCCTTTGCGCTGCAACGCCTCAAGGACAAGCTCGGCAACCGCTCCAACGCGTCGTCCGAGGTGGAGCTCGACGGCACGTGGGGCGTGCTGGTCGGCGACGAGGGCCGCGGCATCCGCACGATCCTCGACATGGTCGCCGCGACCAGGCTCGACTGCATCCTCGGCTCTGCCTCGACGATGCGCGCCGCGCTGGTGCGCGCGGTGCACCATGCCCGGCACCGCTCGGCGTTCGGGGCACTGCTGGTCGACCAGCCCCTGATGCAGAACGTCCTGGCCGACCTCGCGCTCGAGGTCGAGGCCGCGACGACGCTGGCCCTCCGGCTGGCGCACGCCGTCGACGAGGGCGACACGGCGCTGTCCCGCCTCGGAGTCGCGGTCGGCAAGTACTGGGTCTGCAAGCGCACCGCACCCATGGTCGCCGAGGCACTGGAGTGCCTGGGCGGCAACGGCTACGTCGAGGAGAACGGGCTGGCGCGCCTCTACCGCGAGGCCCCGCTCAACTCCATCTGGGAGGGATCGGGCAACGTCAACGCGCTCGACGTCCTCCGCGCCATCTCGCGTGAACCCCTGTCCGTGGAGGCGTTCCGCAAGGAGGTCGCACTCGCGCACGGGCACAGCGCTGTCCTCGACGCCGCCATCGCCCGCGTCGACGAGGTGGTGCGGTCTGCCGCGGAGCCGGGCGCGCAGGCTGGCGCCCGGCGCGTGGTGGAGCACCTCGCCCTGACGCTGCAGGCGTCGCTCCTGGCGCGGCACGCGCCCGCCGAGGTGGCCGACGCGTTCGTCGCCAGCCGGCTCGGCGGGGCGCACGGAGTCACCTTCGGGACGCTCGAGGCTGGCCTGTCGGCGGGACACGCCCGGACGATCGTCGACCGGGCGTTCACCGCCTGA
- a CDS encoding polyphosphate kinase 2 family protein yields the protein MGKGKKDKKDKKSKVAGLDATVASDKGVPEPASFADALRVGEGFILADLDTRSTPGFDGDKAAGEEALAARAGEISQFQERLYAESKGAVQRSLLLVVQGMDTSGKGGIMRHVVGQMDPQGVKYTAFKAPTDEERAHPFLWRIRNALPQPGQVGVFDRSQYEDVLIVRVHDLVPKSTWSRRYAQINDFEAKAVADGTTIVKVMLNISSDEQKARLTERLEREDKHWKYNPGDVDERLHWPAYQAAYQAVLEKTSTAVAPWFVVPADRKWYARLAVQNLVLEHLERMDPQWPPADFDVAAEKERLAKS from the coding sequence ATGGGCAAGGGCAAGAAAGACAAGAAGGACAAGAAGTCCAAGGTCGCGGGACTCGACGCGACGGTGGCGTCCGACAAGGGGGTGCCGGAGCCGGCCAGCTTCGCCGACGCGCTCCGCGTCGGTGAGGGCTTCATCCTCGCCGACCTCGACACCCGGTCGACCCCGGGCTTCGACGGCGACAAGGCCGCGGGCGAGGAGGCCCTGGCTGCCCGCGCCGGCGAGATCAGCCAGTTCCAGGAGCGTCTCTATGCCGAGTCCAAGGGCGCGGTGCAGCGTTCCCTCCTGCTCGTGGTGCAGGGCATGGACACCTCCGGCAAGGGCGGCATCATGCGTCACGTCGTCGGCCAGATGGACCCGCAGGGGGTGAAGTACACCGCCTTCAAGGCGCCGACCGATGAGGAGCGCGCGCACCCGTTCCTCTGGCGGATCCGGAACGCCCTGCCGCAGCCCGGACAGGTCGGCGTCTTCGACCGTTCGCAGTACGAGGACGTCCTCATCGTCCGCGTCCACGACCTGGTGCCGAAGTCGACGTGGTCGCGGCGCTACGCGCAGATCAACGACTTCGAGGCCAAGGCGGTCGCGGACGGCACGACCATCGTGAAGGTGATGCTCAACATCTCCTCCGACGAGCAGAAGGCCCGCCTCACCGAGCGGCTGGAGCGTGAGGACAAGCACTGGAAGTACAACCCGGGCGACGTGGACGAGCGGCTGCACTGGCCCGCGTACCAGGCGGCCTACCAGGCCGTGCTCGAGAAGACGTCGACGGCTGTCGCCCCGTGGTTCGTCGTGCCAGCCGACCGCAAGTGGTACGCCCGGCTCGCGGTCCAGAACCTCGTGCTGGAGCACCTGGAGCGGATGGACCCGCAGTGGCCGCCGGCCGACTTCGACGTCGCGGCCGAGAAGGAGCGGCTCGCCAAGTCGTGA